The Azospirillum baldaniorum genome contains a region encoding:
- a CDS encoding carboxymuconolactone decarboxylase family protein, protein MTLKPIEHADAAPEVRAVYDDIKAARNVPDVNNFWKMAAHHPPTLKRTWESLREVMAPGALDPLVKEMIFVAVSVTNGCDYCIRSHEAAARRAGMTDAQFGELMAVIGMANETNRLAKGYQVEIDEALK, encoded by the coding sequence ATGACCCTGAAGCCCATCGAGCACGCCGACGCCGCTCCTGAGGTGCGCGCCGTCTACGACGACATCAAGGCGGCCCGCAACGTGCCGGACGTCAACAATTTCTGGAAGATGGCCGCCCATCACCCGCCGACGCTGAAGCGCACCTGGGAGAGCCTGAGGGAGGTGATGGCCCCCGGCGCGCTGGACCCGCTGGTCAAGGAGATGATCTTCGTCGCGGTCAGCGTGACCAACGGCTGCGACTATTGCATCCGCTCGCACGAGGCCGCCGCGCGCCGCGCCGGCATGACCGACGCCCAGTTCGGCGAGCTGATGGCCGTCATCGGCATGGCCAACGAGACCAACCGCCTCGCCAAGGGCTATCAGGTGGAGATCGACGAGGCGCTGAAATAG
- a CDS encoding polyprenyl synthetase family protein, which yields MAVVTNLEPKRRKSTPLDDLTALVADDLSAVNEIIVQRMHSSVDMIPQLAGYLIAAGGKRLRPVLTLAAAELCGYKGEDHKMLAAVVEFIHTATLLHDDVVDESDLRRGLASANAVFGNKASVLVGDFLFSRSFELMVEVGSLDVLRILSKASAVIAEGEVLQLRTTNDTETSEQAYLEVIKAKTAELFAAACRVGAVVAARPQAEELALYDYGMNLGIAFQLVDDVLDYSAKQAKLGKTVGDDFREGKITLPVVLAFRRGNDEERAFWRRTMEELDQQEGDLERAQELMAKHNALKDTVERARHYGSIARDALGLFPDTPVKAALLEVLDFVIERDF from the coding sequence TTGGCGGTCGTGACCAACCTCGAGCCGAAACGGCGGAAGTCCACCCCGCTCGACGATCTGACCGCCCTGGTGGCCGATGACCTGAGCGCGGTGAACGAGATCATTGTCCAGCGGATGCATTCGTCCGTCGATATGATCCCGCAGCTTGCCGGCTATCTCATCGCCGCCGGCGGCAAGCGCCTGCGCCCCGTCCTCACCCTCGCCGCCGCCGAGCTGTGCGGCTACAAGGGCGAGGATCACAAGATGCTGGCCGCGGTGGTGGAGTTCATCCACACCGCCACCCTGCTGCACGACGACGTCGTGGACGAGAGCGACCTGCGCCGCGGTCTCGCCTCGGCCAACGCGGTGTTCGGCAACAAGGCCAGCGTGCTGGTCGGCGACTTCCTGTTCTCCCGCAGCTTCGAGCTGATGGTGGAGGTCGGGTCGCTGGACGTGCTGCGCATCCTCTCCAAGGCGTCCGCGGTGATCGCCGAGGGCGAGGTGCTGCAGCTGCGCACCACCAACGACACCGAGACCAGCGAGCAGGCCTATCTGGAGGTCATCAAGGCCAAGACGGCGGAGTTGTTCGCCGCCGCCTGCCGCGTCGGCGCCGTGGTGGCCGCCCGCCCCCAGGCGGAGGAGCTGGCGCTCTACGATTACGGTATGAATCTGGGCATCGCCTTCCAGCTTGTCGACGACGTGCTGGACTATTCGGCCAAGCAGGCGAAGCTGGGCAAGACGGTCGGCGACGACTTCCGCGAGGGCAAGATCACCCTCCCCGTCGTACTGGCCTTCCGCCGCGGCAACGACGAGGAGCGGGCCTTCTGGCGCCGCACCATGGAGGAGCTGGACCAGCAGGAGGGCGACCTGGAGCGCGCCCAGGAACTGATGGCCAAGCACAACGCGCTGAAGGACACCGTGGAGCGCGCGCGCCACTACGGCTCCATCGCGCGCGACGCGCTGGGCCTGTTCCCGGACACGCCGGTGAAGGCCGCCCTGCTGGAGGTGCTGGATTTCGTGATCGAGCGCGATTTCTAA
- a CDS encoding DUF2007 domain-containing protein has product MKELLRTTDPVRLSWLLALLTDAGIEGIVLDTHTSILEGSIGAIPRRLMVAEEDHAAACRLLRDAGEELGA; this is encoded by the coding sequence ATGAAGGAACTGCTGCGCACCACCGATCCGGTCCGTCTGAGCTGGCTTCTCGCCCTGCTGACCGACGCGGGAATCGAGGGGATCGTGCTGGACACCCACACCAGCATCCTGGAGGGCTCCATCGGCGCCATCCCCCGCCGCCTGATGGTGGCGGAGGAGGATCATGCGGCCGCCTGCCGCCTGCTGCGCGACGCCGGGGAGGAGCTGGGGGCGTGA
- a CDS encoding tRNA1(Val) (adenine(37)-N6)-methyltransferase, which translates to MESDAAFDTLLDGRVRLHQPRAGYRAAIDPVLLAAFTAAGAGERVLDVGTGTGAAALCLAARVPGVVVVGLEKRAEAAAFARRNAALNGLESRVGVLEGDLLAPPPELVPGIFDRVMMNPPYLRAGAASVPPDPWKAAANVEGEAGLADWVRFAAAMLKPRGTLTMVHRADRVDEILAALHGARFGSLTLVPLWPKAGEEARRILLAVQKGGRSPARFTAGLVLHGPDGAYGGQAQRILRDMEPLIA; encoded by the coding sequence ATGGAAAGCGACGCGGCGTTCGACACGCTTCTCGACGGGCGCGTCCGCCTGCACCAGCCGCGGGCCGGCTACCGCGCCGCCATCGACCCGGTGCTGCTTGCCGCCTTCACCGCCGCCGGGGCGGGGGAGCGGGTGCTGGACGTCGGCACCGGCACCGGGGCGGCGGCGCTGTGCCTCGCCGCCCGCGTGCCGGGTGTCGTGGTCGTCGGGCTGGAGAAGCGGGCGGAGGCGGCGGCGTTTGCCCGGCGCAACGCCGCCCTCAACGGGCTGGAAAGCCGGGTGGGCGTCCTTGAGGGCGACCTGCTGGCCCCGCCGCCGGAGCTGGTTCCCGGAATCTTCGACCGGGTGATGATGAATCCGCCCTATCTGCGCGCCGGGGCGGCCAGCGTCCCGCCCGATCCCTGGAAAGCCGCGGCGAACGTGGAGGGGGAGGCGGGGCTGGCCGACTGGGTGCGCTTCGCCGCCGCGATGCTGAAGCCGCGCGGCACGCTGACCATGGTCCATCGGGCCGACCGGGTGGACGAGATCCTGGCCGCCCTGCACGGCGCCCGATTCGGCTCCCTGACGCTCGTCCCGCTCTGGCCGAAGGCGGGGGAGGAGGCGCGGCGCATCCTGCTGGCGGTGCAGAAGGGGGGGCGATCGCCGGCGCGATTCACCGCCGGGCTGGTGCTGCATGGCCCCGATGGTGCCTATGGCGGGCAGGCGCAGCGGATTCTGCGCGACATGGAACCGCTGATCGCTTAA
- a CDS encoding S49 family peptidase — translation MTKLLAKLPFGPWRDAGPIVSVLRLSGVIGQAGAFRQGLTMANMAGLIERAFAPKGQAAVALVVNSPGGSPVQSALIAKRIRDLATEKKVPVFAFCEDAAASGGYWLACAADEIWADESSILGSIGVVSAGFGAHEFIERYGIERRLYTAGDKKVILDPFSPEREDGVAHLKAIQVEIHDAFKAMVRDRRGARLSGAEEELFSGAFWAGRRALELGLIDGIGDLRTVLRGRFGEKVRLRVVQEDRRWFRRMGFRVDAPVGTAALDRLAADLPAAALSAVEERALWSRYGL, via the coding sequence ATGACGAAGCTGCTCGCCAAACTCCCGTTCGGCCCCTGGCGCGACGCCGGGCCGATCGTGTCCGTCCTCCGCCTGTCCGGTGTCATCGGTCAGGCCGGAGCCTTCCGCCAGGGCCTGACCATGGCCAACATGGCCGGGCTGATCGAACGCGCCTTTGCGCCGAAGGGTCAGGCGGCGGTGGCGTTGGTCGTCAACTCGCCGGGCGGGTCGCCGGTGCAGTCGGCGCTGATCGCCAAGCGCATCCGCGACCTCGCCACTGAGAAGAAGGTTCCCGTCTTCGCCTTCTGCGAGGACGCGGCGGCGTCCGGCGGCTATTGGCTGGCCTGCGCCGCGGACGAGATCTGGGCGGACGAGAGCAGCATCCTGGGGTCCATCGGCGTGGTGTCCGCCGGCTTCGGCGCGCACGAGTTCATAGAGCGTTACGGCATCGAGCGGCGGCTCTACACCGCGGGCGACAAGAAGGTGATCCTCGACCCCTTCTCGCCGGAGCGGGAGGACGGGGTTGCCCATCTCAAGGCGATTCAGGTGGAGATCCACGACGCCTTCAAGGCGATGGTGCGCGACCGCCGCGGCGCCCGCCTGTCCGGAGCAGAGGAGGAGCTGTTCTCCGGCGCCTTCTGGGCGGGGCGGCGCGCGCTGGAACTGGGGCTGATCGACGGCATCGGCGACCTGCGCACCGTGCTGCGCGGCCGCTTCGGCGAGAAGGTCCGGCTGCGCGTGGTGCAGGAGGACCGGCGCTGGTTCCGCCGCATGGGCTTCCGCGTGGATGCGCCGGTGGGCACGGCGGCGTTGGACCGTCTTGCGGCGGACCTCCCCGCGGCGGCTCTGTCCGCCGTCGAGGAGCGCGCGCTCTGGTCGCGCTACGGCCTCTGA
- a CDS encoding type II toxin-antitoxin system HicB family antitoxin, with translation MNASAYPVIVRPLPPEQGVGYVAEVPDLPGCTAGGATPADASTAALDAIAAWIENARRTGEPVPPPSERLREVTQ, from the coding sequence ATGAACGCCAGCGCCTATCCGGTCATCGTCCGCCCCCTGCCCCCGGAACAGGGTGTCGGCTATGTGGCCGAGGTGCCCGACCTGCCGGGCTGCACCGCGGGCGGCGCCACCCCCGCCGACGCCAGCACGGCGGCGCTCGACGCCATCGCCGCCTGGATCGAGAACGCCCGCCGCACCGGCGAGCCGGTCCCGCCGCCGTCCGAACGCCTGCGTGAAGTCACCCAGTGA
- a CDS encoding glycine--tRNA ligase subunit alpha — translation MASPSGSSQDSRGLSFQALILKLHQFWSEQGCVILQPYDMEVGAGTFHPATTLRALGPQPWKAAYVQPSRRPKDGRYGENPNRLQHYYQYQVILKPSPANPQELYLESLKVLGIDPSLHDIRFVEDDWESPTLGAWGLGWEVWCDGMEVTQYTYFQQVGGIECDPVAVELTYGLERLAMYVQGVENVYDLDFNGQGVKYGDVFKRAEVEYSAHNFEHANTDMLLQHFKDAEAECQSLIAKGVALPAYDQCIKASHLFNLLDARGVISVVERAAYIGRVRALAKACCEAWIAGGAK, via the coding sequence ATGGCCTCCCCGAGCGGGTCTTCCCAAGACAGCCGCGGCCTGTCCTTTCAGGCCCTGATCCTCAAGCTCCACCAGTTCTGGTCGGAGCAGGGCTGCGTGATCCTCCAGCCCTACGACATGGAGGTGGGTGCGGGCACCTTCCACCCGGCGACGACGCTGCGCGCGCTTGGCCCGCAGCCGTGGAAGGCGGCCTATGTGCAGCCCTCGCGCCGCCCGAAGGATGGCCGCTACGGCGAGAATCCGAACCGGCTCCAGCATTATTACCAGTATCAGGTGATCCTGAAGCCCTCGCCGGCCAACCCGCAGGAGCTGTATCTGGAAAGCCTGAAGGTGCTGGGCATCGACCCGTCGCTGCACGACATCCGATTCGTCGAGGACGACTGGGAAAGCCCGACGCTGGGCGCCTGGGGCCTCGGCTGGGAGGTCTGGTGCGACGGCATGGAGGTCACCCAGTACACCTACTTCCAGCAGGTCGGCGGCATCGAGTGCGACCCCGTCGCGGTCGAGCTGACCTACGGGCTGGAGCGTCTGGCCATGTATGTGCAGGGCGTGGAGAACGTCTACGACCTGGACTTCAACGGCCAGGGTGTGAAGTACGGCGACGTGTTCAAGCGCGCCGAGGTCGAGTATTCGGCCCACAACTTCGAGCACGCCAACACCGACATGCTGCTTCAGCATTTCAAGGACGCCGAGGCGGAGTGCCAGTCGCTGATCGCCAAGGGCGTCGCGCTGCCGGCCTACGACCAGTGCATCAAGGCGTCGCACCTCTTCAACCTGCTGGACGCGCGCGGCGTCATCAGCGTCGTGGAGCGCGCCGCCTACATCGGCCGCGTGCGCGCGCTGGCGAAAGCCTGCTGCGAGGCGTGGATCGCCGGGGGGGCCAAGTAA
- the glyS gene encoding glycine--tRNA ligase subunit beta, with product MPELLIEFFSEEIPARMQARAADDLKRLVTEKLTANGLTFASAEAHSTPRRLALVIDGLPERTADVREEKKGPRVGSPEQAVAGFLKSAGLTSLDQCEQRDTGKGVFYFAVAEKKGRATAEVLAEIIPAVMGDFPWPKSMRWGTGTVRWVRPLHSIIALFGGAVLEGSFDLGGAQGKLAFGNSTRGHRFLSPDAFTVESFADYKAKLRAAHVVLDRAERKAKIKADAEALAAQEGLTLSPDDGLLEEVAGLVEWPVALVGTIDEKFMDVPSEVLITSMRTHQKYFALLDKTGTMAPRFVVVANTVTADGGKAIVAGNERVLRARLSDAKFFWDQDRKTKLEDRVSKLGAITFHAKLGTVAEKVTRVQVLAAEIARAIGADADAATRAALLSKADLVTEVVGEFPEVQGIMGRYYALGEGENPAVAEAIAEHYKPLGPSDSCPTAPVSVAVALADKLDTLVGFFAIDEKPTGSKDPYALRRAALGIIRLILENGLRLNLTQLFKAAHGAYSVGGFAAADGVATDLMAFFADRLKVTLRDQGVRHDLVDAVFALGGEDDLVRLLARVKALQTFVGSEEGANLLAAYKRASNIVRIEEKKDGKSYDQPVDPALLTLAEEKDLYGALSAAGETARPLLAKEDFTGTMAALARLRGPVDAFFDKVTVNAEQADLRANRLRLLSQIRATLNAVADFSRIEG from the coding sequence ATGCCCGAACTTCTGATCGAGTTCTTCTCCGAGGAAATTCCGGCGCGCATGCAGGCGCGCGCGGCGGACGACCTCAAGCGCCTCGTCACCGAGAAGCTGACCGCCAACGGCCTGACCTTCGCGTCGGCCGAGGCCCATTCCACTCCCCGCCGTCTCGCGCTGGTGATCGACGGCCTGCCCGAGCGCACCGCCGACGTCCGCGAGGAGAAGAAGGGGCCGCGCGTCGGTTCGCCCGAGCAGGCGGTCGCCGGCTTCCTGAAGTCCGCCGGCCTGACCAGCCTGGACCAGTGCGAGCAGCGCGACACCGGCAAGGGCGTCTTCTACTTCGCCGTGGCGGAGAAGAAGGGCCGCGCCACCGCCGAGGTGCTGGCCGAGATCATCCCGGCGGTCATGGGAGACTTCCCCTGGCCGAAGTCGATGCGCTGGGGCACCGGCACGGTGCGCTGGGTGCGCCCGCTGCACTCGATCATCGCGCTGTTCGGCGGCGCGGTGCTGGAGGGCTCCTTTGACCTGGGCGGCGCGCAGGGCAAGCTGGCCTTCGGCAACAGCACCCGCGGCCACCGCTTCCTGTCGCCGGACGCCTTCACTGTCGAGAGCTTCGCCGACTACAAGGCCAAGCTGCGCGCCGCCCACGTCGTGCTCGACCGCGCGGAGCGCAAGGCCAAGATCAAGGCCGACGCCGAGGCGCTCGCCGCGCAGGAGGGCCTGACCCTCTCCCCCGACGACGGGCTGCTGGAGGAGGTTGCCGGCCTCGTCGAATGGCCGGTCGCCCTGGTCGGCACCATCGACGAAAAGTTCATGGATGTGCCGTCGGAGGTCCTCATCACCTCCATGCGCACGCACCAGAAGTATTTCGCGCTGCTGGACAAGACCGGGACGATGGCGCCGCGCTTCGTCGTGGTCGCCAACACGGTGACGGCGGACGGCGGCAAGGCCATCGTCGCCGGCAACGAGCGCGTTCTGCGCGCCCGCCTGTCCGACGCCAAGTTCTTCTGGGACCAGGACCGCAAGACGAAGCTGGAAGACCGCGTGTCCAAGCTGGGCGCCATCACCTTCCATGCCAAGCTCGGCACGGTGGCGGAGAAGGTCACCCGCGTCCAGGTTCTGGCCGCGGAGATCGCCCGCGCCATCGGCGCCGATGCGGACGCCGCGACCCGTGCCGCCCTGCTGTCCAAGGCGGACCTCGTGACCGAGGTGGTCGGCGAGTTCCCCGAGGTCCAGGGCATCATGGGCCGCTACTACGCGCTGGGCGAGGGCGAGAACCCGGCGGTGGCCGAGGCCATCGCCGAGCATTACAAGCCGCTCGGGCCCTCCGACAGCTGCCCGACGGCGCCGGTGTCGGTCGCCGTGGCGCTGGCCGACAAGCTCGACACGCTGGTCGGCTTCTTCGCCATCGACGAGAAGCCCACGGGCTCCAAGGATCCTTATGCGCTGCGCCGCGCCGCGTTGGGCATCATCCGGCTGATCCTGGAGAACGGGCTGCGGCTGAACCTGACGCAGCTCTTCAAGGCCGCGCACGGCGCCTATTCGGTCGGTGGTTTCGCCGCCGCCGATGGCGTCGCCACCGACCTGATGGCCTTCTTCGCCGACCGTCTGAAGGTCACGCTGCGCGACCAGGGCGTGCGGCATGATCTGGTGGACGCGGTGTTCGCGCTGGGTGGCGAGGATGACCTCGTCCGTCTGCTGGCCCGCGTGAAGGCGCTCCAGACCTTCGTCGGGTCGGAGGAGGGGGCGAACCTGCTCGCCGCCTACAAGCGCGCCAGCAACATCGTCCGCATCGAGGAGAAGAAGGACGGTAAGTCCTACGACCAGCCGGTCGATCCGGCCCTGCTGACGCTCGCGGAGGAAAAGGACCTCTACGGCGCCCTGTCCGCTGCCGGCGAGACGGCCCGGCCGCTGCTGGCGAAGGAGGACTTCACCGGCACCATGGCGGCGCTGGCCCGCCTGCGCGGCCCGGTGGACGCCTTCTTCGACAAGGTGACGGTGAACGCCGAGCAGGCCGACCTGCGCGCCAACCGTCTGCGCCTGCTCAGCCAGATCCGGGCGACGCTGAACGCGGTCGCGGACTTCTCGCGCATCGAGGGATGA